In the genome of Prevotella sp. HUN102, one region contains:
- a CDS encoding aminotransferase class I/II-fold pyridoxal phosphate-dependent enzyme produces MGQLQDKYKNYREPQKYMDAGVYPYFREITSKQGTEVTDIDGHKILMFGSNAYTGLPNDPRVIEAGKKALDKYGTGCAGSRFLNGTLDLHVQLERELAAFTQKEDVLCFSTGFSVNAGVIAMVVGRGDYIICDDRDHASIIDGRRLSFATQLHYKHNDMEDLERVLQKLPQEAIKLIVVDGVFSMEGDLAKLPEIIALKKKYNCSVMVDEAHGLGVFGKEGRGVCDHFGLTDEVDLIMGTFSKSLASIGGFIAGDKDTINYLRHTCRTYIFSASNTPSATAAALEALHILQKEPERIQRLWDVTNYALKRFREEGFEIGETESPIIPLYVHDAYKTFIITMKAYEAGVFINPVIPPACAPQDTLVRFALMATHTKEQVERGVEILKAIFKEEGIIK; encoded by the coding sequence ATGGGACAATTACAAGACAAGTACAAGAATTACCGTGAGCCGCAAAAATATATGGATGCGGGCGTGTATCCGTATTTTCGCGAAATCACGAGTAAGCAAGGAACCGAGGTTACCGATATCGACGGTCATAAGATTCTGATGTTTGGTTCGAATGCCTATACAGGCTTGCCAAACGACCCACGTGTAATCGAAGCGGGAAAGAAGGCCTTGGATAAATACGGAACTGGTTGTGCAGGTAGTCGTTTCCTGAACGGTACACTCGACTTGCACGTTCAGCTTGAAAGGGAACTGGCAGCATTTACTCAAAAGGAAGATGTTCTTTGCTTCTCAACTGGTTTTTCTGTAAATGCCGGAGTTATAGCGATGGTTGTCGGCCGTGGCGACTATATCATCTGCGACGACCGCGACCACGCAAGCATCATTGACGGCCGCCGTCTCAGCTTTGCCACCCAGTTGCACTACAAGCACAACGATATGGAAGATTTGGAGCGCGTGCTTCAGAAACTTCCACAGGAAGCCATCAAGCTGATTGTTGTAGACGGAGTTTTCTCTATGGAAGGAGACCTCGCCAAACTGCCCGAAATCATTGCCCTGAAGAAGAAGTACAACTGCTCCGTGATGGTGGACGAGGCACACGGTCTCGGCGTATTCGGAAAAGAGGGCAGGGGCGTCTGCGACCATTTCGGACTGACAGACGAGGTTGATCTCATTATGGGTACATTCTCAAAGAGCCTTGCATCCATCGGAGGATTCATTGCCGGCGACAAGGATACCATCAATTATCTCCGTCATACTTGCAGAACCTATATTTTCTCTGCGAGCAACACGCCATCGGCTACGGCTGCCGCGCTCGAGGCACTGCACATTCTTCAGAAAGAACCTGAAAGAATCCAGCGTCTTTGGGACGTTACCAACTATGCGCTGAAGCGTTTCCGTGAGGAAGGTTTCGAGATAGGAGAGACCGAAAGCCCTATCATTCCATTGTATGTTCACGATGCCTACAAAACCTTCATCATCACGATGAAAGCCTACGAAGCGGGCGTGTTCATCAATCCGGTAATTCCTCCGGCTTGTGCACCGCAAGACACCTTGGTGCGTTTTGCACTGATGGCAACCCACACAAAGGAGCAGGTGGAGCGAGGCGTTGAAATTCTCAAAGCAATTTTCAAGGAAGAAGGAATCATCAAGTAA
- a CDS encoding diacylglycerol kinase family protein → MKKKIVFIINPNSGAVKKDGIPELIEKYIDKEQFDCQIQYTEYAGHATELSRQAVEKQTEVVVAVGGDGTVNEIGRALVNTDTAMGILPCGSGNGLARHLALPLNIRKSIEILNQYDVQALDYGIINNIPFFCTCGMGFDAFISMKFAEAGKRGVITYVQKVLEEGLKYKPQTYEIEDETGVHKYKAFLISVANASQYGNNAYIAPQASMSDGYLDVIIMEPFDVLEAPQVAIDMLNKTLNKNTKIKTFRAKSIHIHRESEGVIHYDGDPIEAEADVNISLVKSGIKIIVNHDENTIQCQPNFIQNAFSELFCNIDHIRKEMTKQGRKVQALNKVILRKLKN, encoded by the coding sequence ATGAAGAAGAAAATCGTATTTATTATCAATCCGAATTCCGGTGCCGTGAAGAAAGACGGCATACCGGAATTGATTGAAAAATATATCGACAAGGAACAGTTTGACTGTCAGATACAATACACCGAATACGCCGGACACGCAACTGAATTATCCCGTCAAGCCGTTGAAAAGCAGACAGAGGTCGTGGTGGCAGTTGGCGGTGACGGCACCGTAAACGAAATTGGCCGGGCATTGGTCAATACGGATACGGCTATGGGCATTCTGCCCTGTGGCTCGGGAAACGGTTTGGCAAGACATCTTGCCCTCCCCCTCAACATCAGGAAAAGCATTGAGATTCTGAATCAATACGACGTTCAGGCTCTCGACTACGGAATCATCAACAATATTCCCTTCTTCTGCACGTGTGGTATGGGGTTCGACGCCTTCATTTCTATGAAATTTGCAGAGGCAGGCAAGCGCGGAGTGATCACCTATGTGCAGAAAGTGCTCGAGGAAGGGCTGAAGTACAAGCCTCAGACTTATGAAATCGAAGATGAAACGGGTGTTCACAAGTATAAGGCCTTCCTCATTTCAGTTGCCAATGCCTCGCAATACGGAAACAATGCCTACATAGCTCCGCAGGCATCAATGAGCGACGGCTATCTGGACGTAATCATTATGGAGCCTTTCGATGTGCTCGAGGCACCGCAGGTTGCCATCGATATGCTCAACAAGACGCTGAACAAGAACACCAAGATAAAGACTTTCAGGGCGAAAAGCATACACATTCATCGGGAATCCGAGGGTGTGATACACTATGACGGAGACCCGATTGAGGCAGAAGCAGACGTGAATATCTCGCTCGTGAAAAGTGGGATAAAGATTATTGTCAATCACGACGAGAACACGATTCAGTGTCAGCCGAATTTCATTCAGAATGCTTTTTCCGAACTTTTCTGCAATATAGACCATATCAGAAAGGAAATGACCAAGCAAGGCAGAAAGGTGCAGGCGTTAAACAAAGTTATTCTCCGCAAGCTGAAGAACTAA
- a CDS encoding tRNA1(Val) (adenine(37)-N6)-methyltransferase, producing the protein MDFTFKQFQIRQDRCAMKVGTDGVLLGAWAKGGERILDIGTGTGLVALMMAQRHPASSVDAIEIDREAALQAEENFADSGFSHRLKAFHTSLQRFAQDAEETGELGRYDAIVSNPPYFVDSLKNNEQNKTIARHTETLSFKDLINCACKLLKDDGCLSLVLPSGAKHLIELECISYGFSISKLVYIKTKSNKKTKRILLELTKVPQPCSEEEVSLMNDDSSRSYWYENLTKEFYIK; encoded by the coding sequence ATGGACTTTACATTCAAGCAGTTTCAGATAAGACAGGACAGGTGCGCAATGAAGGTTGGCACCGATGGTGTGCTGCTGGGTGCTTGGGCGAAAGGGGGAGAAAGAATACTGGATATTGGCACGGGAACCGGGCTTGTCGCCCTGATGATGGCGCAGAGACACCCCGCTTCATCGGTTGATGCCATCGAAATAGACAGAGAGGCTGCTCTTCAGGCAGAAGAAAACTTTGCCGATTCGGGCTTTTCGCACAGGCTTAAAGCATTCCATACCTCCTTGCAGCGTTTTGCTCAAGATGCAGAAGAAACAGGAGAGTTGGGAAGATATGATGCCATTGTGAGCAATCCTCCCTACTTCGTGGATTCATTGAAAAATAACGAACAAAACAAAACGATAGCAAGGCATACGGAAACATTGTCTTTCAAGGACTTGATAAACTGTGCCTGCAAACTTCTGAAAGACGATGGATGCCTCTCGCTGGTATTACCTTCAGGTGCCAAACACCTGATTGAATTAGAATGTATAAGTTACGGATTTTCAATCAGTAAGCTCGTTTACATAAAAACAAAGTCAAACAAAAAAACCAAACGCATATTATTGGAATTGACGAAAGTGCCACAGCCCTGCTCTGAAGAGGAAGTTTCTTTGATGAATGACGATTCGAGCCGGTCGTATTGGTATGAAAATCTTACGAAAGAATTTTACATTAAATAA